The window CTAGTCTTCTatgttgaaaaataaaattagataaCCAGCTTTAATGCGACAGGATGTAGGAAAGTAGTGTGTCAATGTGCTTCTGCTTTTTGAAGCTGTAAGTTTGATAATCAGATGGATGATTAATTGAATGTTTGACTGTATAAGAAATCAACAGATAGCCAATGAGTGACATTGACAAATTTACTCTTAGATAAACGATCCTGTTGTAGCTATGTGTTGATTTACCACTAAAGGCATTTACCCATCAGAttgttgtatatttattagttttgattATAAATggtaattaataatatatatatttttttaccagTTGATAAATGATTCTGTTGTAGCTGGTATGAAACTGATTATATTTGACCCAAAGTAATCTGATAAGTAGAAGCTGAATTTGTTTATCCGCATACGAACAACTTTCAAGTCACACTAATTGATAACCAATTTTAGAACGCAAATGGACACCCTATGTCATATACTCGTATGAGCAGTTGAGCACTCTCTTTGCAATTTTGTGTCAATAAGTATTGATTGTCTATACTTGAAGCAAGTCCACGACTTGGGAATTCCCTTGCATAACTATTGATGATTATCCTGTtagtcatttttattaaattttatatgtatagGGTCATGAAAACGAAGTTAAAAGCGTGTCCTGGAATACATCTGGTTCACTGCTTGCAACTTGTAGCCGAGATAAATGTGTGTGGATATGGGAAGTTTTGCCAGGGAATGAGTATGATTGTGTTTCTGTGCTGCAAGGACATACACAAGATGTTAAAATGGTCGAGTGGCATCCAACTGTGGATGTTCTGTTCTCGTGTAGCTACGATAACACTATAAAGGTAATCCACACAACTGCATGTTTCCATGTTGCATCATGCATGAACTGTAGACTTGGTGAAGTGGGAGGGTTGGAATTAGTCAAACGAGTAATTTTGGCTCAAAGCACTTCTTTTCAAAAGATAGTTATATTTTCAATAATGACTGTCaagtatgattatttatattgtttccCTCATAATCTTTTGAATGAAATAATTCatgaggttttatgcattaagcAAAAACACTTTAAGCAACTTTCGAGTTTCTACCCGTTTCcaatttttatacttaaaaaaaatatatacctgCTCATAGTGAATTTGGTAAATATCGTTGGTCACTCTACAATGTATTTAATTACATCTGCAGGTTTGGGCAGAGGATGGTGATAGTGATGATTGGCGTTGTGTTCAGACTTTAGGTGAATCTAATAGGTACTGGCTGAAcctttttgttatttgtaattttgtgtgAAACTATTTTTTCTTACTCTATTGTCTTCTTAAACCTAGCAACTGCTCAATTTTTTCTTACTTTCGTATTCTTGCAACTATATCAACTACTCTATATAGTAAACTAATAAAGCTGTTGTAACGAATACCAGTGGACACTCATCTACGGTGTGGGCTTTATCTTTTAATGCCACTGGAGACAAAATGGTTACATGCAGGTATGATGGGGTCTTTTCACTTGTTGGTCAGAATCAATGTTCTCCCTTACATGCgacaattttgacccatttacgtATGAATGTGTCAATTTGGGTTATGGACTATCTCTAATGGGTCGGATCAAGTAATGTAGCTGAAAAGGAAACTTGCCAAATGGGTCGAGCAAGTCAAATCGATTAGAGTTGCCTAAAGTGTCTTGCGGCTTTTGCCTATGCATTGAACCTTCTAAAttgttttatctatatctatatctatactcattTATAAAACATATGGACAAATGGACAATGTCTTAAATTTGGAATTTTTAAGTACAATAAAAATACTACATTATCACTCTATCTTAtcatttctatatttatttgacaATCATTTCTATGTTTAAATATTCCACtaataaataacaaacacaATTTATATACTCATGTGTTTTTGATAATCATGTGAaactccttttttatatataaaacagttTTCTTGTGTGTGAATAGTGTTTCGGGTCAATTCGATTTTACATCTTACTCACTATTGTAATATCATTACTATTTAATTTCTGATGAGTTAATTTTAAAGTAACTCATTCTTGTGGATTAATTTTGCAGTGATGATCTCACCGTTAAGGTCTGGGGTGTAGACATTGTAAGAATGCAATCGGGTGAGGGGAATGCACCTTGGTGAGAACTATCCCATTTTTACTCATTTGATTATTCGTTCACAAGcctttatatgtatgtgtgtgtgtgtatataaatGCAATCGGGTGACGGGAAGCACCTTGGCATTCGATTTTTTGATTCGCCTCGCATGCATGTTCattctaaatatattatatacatacatacatatatatatatatatatataggggtaagATAAAATAAGTCCacctaaaaaaagtccattgattttcgtaacttacacaccaccatcatcatctactacgatatacaagacttttttgtaaaaacactaagactttccggcaaCGGGCtcaccggaaaatcatgtgtaaataacttacacatgattttccggcgacgcggtggccggaaaatcatggtggtggtcggagatgatcatggtggtggtcggagttaacttacacatgtgtaagttacatggactttttttaggtggactcattttatctttcccctatatatatatatacatgcgaGATAAATTTGTTCAGTTAATCAATGATTAATTTACCCAAGTTTGTTTTCGATGAAATGCttatataaatatgaaacaCCTACCCACTCACATGCTATATGAATATTGTGTTTTGCTTCTTTGGTTTGGCAGGAGACATCTTTGCACTTTATCTGGTTATCATGATCGAACTATATTTGCAGTCCATTGGTCAAGGTTAGTATATTCGCTTTTCTTTTATCCGTAGGGATATATAATGACATTTAATTTGTGAATGTTATAGGGAAGGTATAATAGCAACTGGAGCAGCAGATGATTCCATATGCTTATTTGTCGAGTCTGAGGATCATTCGGTGGGtaactcttttcatttttatgcaCTAATTGTACTTCTTCTAAACTTATGTCTCTTTATACTGTTGCTTTGGTTTGAGTTAAGATAATGAATTTTCACTTTTTACTTGATTTTACCATTAATTGTCTATATGGTTCAGTACTTTGGTATTCATTAAGAATCTAAGATCGGCCATTCATCTAAACGGACGGACGGATCAACATTATCAAAACGACGTGCAAAATGTGCAAATTAATGGAAATATATGGTCAAGTACTAGCTCATCAAAAAAGATTTGAGAAACATCTacaaattgatttaattttaggAAATACCTTTTGCAGAATGattaaaattgaacaaaaccTTCATAACATGTCATTCTTCTCTAATTTTACAGATTGATGGACCTTCATATAAACTGCTTCTAAAGAAAGAGAAGGCCCATGATATGGACATAAATTCAGTGCGATGGAGCCCTACGGTAATCTCTTTAGGGTCTTAATCTTCTTGCGTTAGAAAGGCAAACTCTGTATACGTATCCTGTGAATGTCAATGTTTTGGTAACTAAATCAGTAAATCTTTTACCATAAGTTGTACGCAACATATATACAGGAAAACTTATTCccatttttttaaatctatCATAGTTTCATTGGTAAACAAATCTGATTTAGGACctaaaaactactttttttgGATATCAAACACTTTCAAAGTTATCAAATAAAAGTCACAGTTTCGACTACATTATAAAAAGACAAACATAAATTGTTATACAATTGATCTCACAATATGCAAATCTGTGTATGCAGGAAAGCCGGCTTCTAGCATCTGCAAGTGATGACGGCACAATCAAGATTTGGAAGTTGGATTCGATATAGTAACTTTACAAGATAATTGGCAtctgttcttgtgtttttagctAATACTGTTTGTACCGAAATTTTTAAAGAAAGTTACAGTTTATAAGCAATCTTGGATTGGATAAAGGGAGACATGAATGCAGAAGGTCATTTTATATGGCATTGCTCAAAGTCAAAAAAATACCATGAAGTGTGTTATTTTTTCTTCTGTATTCTTACCATCAGTTTTGTTCTTGATGAACCTAACAATAGTTATATAACAAATAGTTTCAAGACGTTCCTGCGAAGCATTGGTCTTTAAACTTTGAATCGATTTTGTACATGCATACTCAAGTCATTTCAAATTGAGAGCAATTTAATCTCCAAAATTTTGATCTATTATTGAGACTTCTGATGTGACCGGTCTAACTGGTTTAGTAGCGGGTCATGTTTGAGACCGAGTTGACTTGTCTAACCAATAAACCAAAGTCGCGGTGGCTGATCCGGTTTTAGAACATTGTCTAAAGAGGATGGATGTAGATAAAGTTGAGCATTTGTATTACTTTCCTGGCAGTTTCATTAGTGTCGGGATGGAATGAATATTCGTAAACTTGGTCAGATACTTGTCGTTTACTATActgttttttatttcaaaagtaTATGGAATTTAAGGTTCAAATAGATGCACGTGGTTGAAAGTACTATTATGTGACTTTCTTTAAATGCAATCTAGGATGCCATTTCGACCATAAAAATGACAGCTATATATATTTCGCAGTTCCacgtatttttctttttgtgtgaATTTTTAATAGATTATTATCATCAAAAGGGTCTTTTATTAACACCATATTGTCATCATCAAAAGAAATGACATATATCGCCTAATTGCTTAAGGTTAACTTTAAACTCAAATGAGCGATGTATGTCAAATTGTCAACCTAGTTACCCAGAAGTTTCGCCTCATTTGCTCAATCATATATTTAAGTTATATttgaaatttattaatatttttaatatatgtaaatttttagaatttaaaatataccattatatatgatttatttttatttacatctAGATATAGATCGAATACAAtggtatatattttattattttctaaaactttacatataataaataataaaacataataaatataactattatattagaatatatatacaacttaatgaatgatatgaTGTTTGGTAGAAAGAGCAACATCTTGGGCAAATGAGGTGACTTTAATTATGTCACCCCATTTAGATCGATCAAATTTTTGAATATCAATAAAGTGGGTATTATTGAATACActgttaaaaaataatcatgGACTTAAATGCTAAAGTAgtatccatatatataaaactagccAACGAACATAAGCACAAATTACATCAATTCAACAAGattaattgaattaaaaaaCTAGTGTTTTATCAAGTAATTAAGTAACTACTTAAAGAAATATGGTTGTTATAGGGAAATTAAGGTCGGGTTACTACCCACGTGGTATACGTACGTGGTTTAACTAGAATATCTCGTAAATGTTTTCCAATCCTTATTGAAAAAGATGTTATTTTAATcacatttgaatttgaaatttaTAGTAAAAATACTAGCTATGTATTATGAAGTTGTAAAGTTAATACAATATTTTCTTCTATCTAGAATAATTTATAACAACTGCGTACGACACCAAATCGGCAATTCACAATCATTATTAATTTTGGAATATGCTGTTTTGTGATTTGATACATATGCAGTTTTAATTCGTAAACTTTATTTTATGTACTTCGCATGCAAAAAGTACATAGAATTATTAAGTGACCTCATA is drawn from Erigeron canadensis isolate Cc75 chromosome 9, C_canadensis_v1, whole genome shotgun sequence and contains these coding sequences:
- the LOC122581325 gene encoding protein CIA1 — protein: MTLLLEEEDRLQLNEVQTLLGHTDRVWGLSWNPATGTGGVPAMLASCGGDKTVRIWQQRTPSSSSSFDSKAVLEETHTRTVRSCAWSPSGDKLATASFDATTAILEQIGDEFECVSTLEGHENEVKSVSWNTSGSLLATCSRDKCVWIWEVLPGNEYDCVSVLQGHTQDVKMVEWHPTVDVLFSCSYDNTIKVWAEDGDSDDWRCVQTLGESNSGHSSTVWALSFNATGDKMVTCSDDLTVKVWGVDIVRMQSGEGNAPWRHLCTLSGYHDRTIFAVHWSREGIIATGAADDSICLFVESEDHSIDGPSYKLLLKKEKAHDMDINSVRWSPTESRLLASASDDGTIKIWKLDSI